Proteins co-encoded in one Epinephelus moara isolate mb chromosome 13, YSFRI_EMoa_1.0, whole genome shotgun sequence genomic window:
- the cdk5r1b gene encoding cyclin-dependent kinase 5 activator 1b isoform X2, with translation MGTVLSLSPSYRKAALFEDGPATVGHYTAVQNSKNAKDKNLKRHSLINVLPWKRIVAVSAKKKGSKKVQPNGTYQNNVTHLNNENLKKSQSCANLSTFTQDQSTPALTKSSNNTASSVKKAPLTNSSVAPGTPKRVIVQASTSELLRCLGEFLCRRCYRLKHLSPTDPVLWLRSVDRSLLLQGWQDQGFITPANVVFVYMLCRDVVSSEVATEHELQAVLLTCLYLSYSYMGNEISYPLKPFLVESSKETFWDRCLSIINLMSAKMLQINSDPHYFTQVFADLKNESQKEEERSRLLIGLDR, from the coding sequence ATGGGAACCGTGCTGTCTTTGTCACCCAGCTACCGAAAGGCGGCTCTCTTTGAGGATGGGCCGGCCACCGTGGGCCACTACACAGCTGTCCAGAACAGCAAGAACGCCAAAGACAAGAACCTGAAGCGCCACTCGCTCATCAACGTGCTCCCGTGGAAGCGGATTGTAGCGGTGTCAGCTAAGAAGAAAGGCTCCAAGAAGGTACAGCCCAACGGCACCTACCAGAACAATGTCACCCACCTGAACAATGAGAACCTGAAGAAGTCGCAGTCATGCGCCAACCTGTCCACCTTCACCCAGGATCAGAGCACTCCGGCTCTCACCAAGAGCTCCAACAACACAGCATCGTCCGTCAAGAAGGCCCCTCTGACCAACTCCAGTGTGGCCCCAGGGACCCCTAAGAGAGTGATCGTCCAGGCCTCTACCAGTGAGCTGCTGCGCTGCCTCGGGGAGTTTCTGTGCCGGCGTTGCTACCGGCTGAAACACCTGTCACCCACTGACCCAGTGCTGTGGCTGCGCAGCGTGGACCGCTCCCTGTTGCTGCAGGGCTGGCAGGACCAGGGCTTCATCACCCCTGCAAACGTGGTCTTTGTCTACATGCTGTGCCGCGACGTGGTCTCCTCTGAGGTGGCCACGGAGCACGAGCTGCAGGCCGTGCTGCTCACCTGCCTCTACCTGTCTTACTCCTACATGGGCAACGAGATCTCCTACCCTCTCAAGCCCTTCTTAGTGGAGAGCTCCAAGGAGACCTTCTGGGACCGCTGCCTGTCCATCATCAACCTGATGAGCGCCAAGATGCTCCAGATCAACTCTGACCCGCACTACTTCACTCAGGTGTTCGCGGACCTGAAGAACGAGAgccagaaggaggaggagaggagccgCCTGCTCATTGGCCTGGACCGGTGA
- the cdk5r1b gene encoding cyclin-dependent kinase 5 activator 1b isoform X1: MGTVLSLSPSYRKAALFEDGPATVGHYTAVQNSKNAKDKNLKRHSLINVLPWKRIVAVSAKKKGSKKVQPNGTYQNNVTHLNNENLKKSQSCANLSTFTQDQSTPALTKSSNNTASSVKKAPLTNSSVAPGTPKRVIVQASTSELLRCLGEFLCRRCYRLKHLSPTDPVLWLRSVDRSLLLQGWQDQGFITPANVVFVYMLCRDVVSSEVATEHELQAVLLTCLYLSYSYMGNEISYPLKPFLVESSKETFWDRCLSIINLMSAKMLQINSDPHYFTQVFADLKNESQKEEERSRLLIGLDRRVRAIA, encoded by the exons ATGGGAACCGTGCTGTCTTTGTCACCCAGCTACCGAAAGGCGGCTCTCTTTGAGGATGGGCCGGCCACCGTGGGCCACTACACAGCTGTCCAGAACAGCAAGAACGCCAAAGACAAGAACCTGAAGCGCCACTCGCTCATCAACGTGCTCCCGTGGAAGCGGATTGTAGCGGTGTCAGCTAAGAAGAAAGGCTCCAAGAAGGTACAGCCCAACGGCACCTACCAGAACAATGTCACCCACCTGAACAATGAGAACCTGAAGAAGTCGCAGTCATGCGCCAACCTGTCCACCTTCACCCAGGATCAGAGCACTCCGGCTCTCACCAAGAGCTCCAACAACACAGCATCGTCCGTCAAGAAGGCCCCTCTGACCAACTCCAGTGTGGCCCCAGGGACCCCTAAGAGAGTGATCGTCCAGGCCTCTACCAGTGAGCTGCTGCGCTGCCTCGGGGAGTTTCTGTGCCGGCGTTGCTACCGGCTGAAACACCTGTCACCCACTGACCCAGTGCTGTGGCTGCGCAGCGTGGACCGCTCCCTGTTGCTGCAGGGCTGGCAGGACCAGGGCTTCATCACCCCTGCAAACGTGGTCTTTGTCTACATGCTGTGCCGCGACGTGGTCTCCTCTGAGGTGGCCACGGAGCACGAGCTGCAGGCCGTGCTGCTCACCTGCCTCTACCTGTCTTACTCCTACATGGGCAACGAGATCTCCTACCCTCTCAAGCCCTTCTTAGTGGAGAGCTCCAAGGAGACCTTCTGGGACCGCTGCCTGTCCATCATCAACCTGATGAGCGCCAAGATGCTCCAGATCAACTCTGACCCGCACTACTTCACTCAGGTGTTCGCGGACCTGAAGAACGAGAgccagaaggaggaggagaggagccgCCTGCTCATTGGCCTGGACCG GAGAGTGAGGGCCATCGCCTGA